A section of the Bryobacteraceae bacterium genome encodes:
- a CDS encoding L-rhamnose isomerase: MPLTSAQTDAAIRALDSFAIELPSWGFANTGTRFGKFIQLSAATTTAEKIADAAAVHRFTGCCPSVAVHVLWDFPGGVADVPAVMETARREGVRIGAINPNVFQDQCYKYGSFGNPDPDVRQAALRHILDSIEIQKATGSRDLSLWFADGISYPGSGSIRARRQWFIEGLKKVHDALSGDQRMLVEYKPFEPAFYATDIADWGMAYIYARHAGPRARVLVDTGHHYQAQNIEQIVTWLLAEDMLGGFHFNDRRYADDDLTLGCMDPYQVFRIFHEICYYEWETGRRADIAYMVDQSHNLKNKIEETIQTANNAQELYVKAAIVDHARLRDHQMKCRLVDAEECLREAFFADVRPVIAEWRRSKGLPEDPLDAFRQSGYTERAEKERAERNRGAVSSYA, translated from the coding sequence ATGCCGCTCACATCCGCCCAGACCGACGCCGCCATCCGCGCACTCGACTCATTCGCCATCGAACTTCCCTCCTGGGGTTTCGCCAACACCGGCACCCGCTTCGGCAAGTTCATCCAGTTGAGTGCCGCCACCACCACCGCGGAAAAGATCGCCGACGCCGCCGCCGTGCATCGCTTCACCGGCTGCTGCCCGTCCGTGGCCGTCCATGTGCTGTGGGACTTCCCCGGCGGCGTGGCCGATGTTCCAGCGGTGATGGAAACCGCGCGCCGCGAGGGCGTGCGCATCGGCGCCATCAATCCCAATGTCTTCCAGGATCAGTGCTACAAGTACGGCTCCTTCGGCAACCCGGATCCGGACGTCCGCCAGGCCGCGCTCCGGCACATCCTCGATTCCATCGAGATCCAGAAGGCCACCGGCTCGCGCGACCTCTCGCTGTGGTTCGCCGACGGCATCTCCTATCCCGGCTCCGGATCCATCCGCGCCCGACGGCAGTGGTTCATCGAAGGATTGAAGAAGGTGCACGATGCCCTTTCGGGCGACCAGCGCATGCTCGTCGAATACAAGCCCTTCGAGCCTGCTTTTTACGCCACCGACATCGCCGACTGGGGCATGGCCTATATCTATGCCAGGCACGCCGGCCCCCGCGCCCGCGTGCTCGTCGATACCGGCCACCACTACCAGGCGCAGAACATCGAGCAGATCGTCACCTGGCTGCTGGCCGAGGACATGCTCGGCGGCTTCCACTTCAACGACCGCCGTTACGCCGACGACGACCTCACGCTCGGCTGCATGGATCCTTACCAGGTGTTCCGCATCTTCCACGAGATCTGCTACTACGAGTGGGAGACCGGCCGCCGCGCCGACATCGCCTACATGGTGGATCAGTCCCACAACCTCAAGAACAAGATCGAGGAGACCATCCAGACGGCTAACAACGCGCAGGAGCTGTATGTGAAGGCGGCCATCGTCGACCACGCCCGCCTGCGCGATCACCAGATGAAGTGCCGTCTCGTCGACGCCGAGGAGTGCCTGCGCGAGGCCTTCTTCGCCGACGTGCGGCCGGTGATCGCCGAGTGGCGCCGCTCGAAAGGCCTGCCGGAAGACCCGCTCGATGCGTTCCGCCAGAGCGGATATACCGAGCGGGCCGAGAAAGAACGTGCCGAGCGGAACCGGGGGGCGGTCTCCAGCTACGCCTGA
- the fumA gene encoding fumarate hydratase class I, whose protein sequence is MEFLKDSLIELITQTSVNLPPDVRAAMGLALEREQPGTQSHQALSIMALNTDMAYEDEGPICQDTGMPTFIVHTPVGVNQMKIAAAIREAVAEATRRGKLRPNSVDSITGKNSGDNLGPETPVMHFEQHERDDIEVRLILKGGGCENKNIQYSLPCELPKLGRADRNLEGVKKCLLHAVWQAQGQGCAPGAIGVCIGSDRAHGYHLAKMQLFRTLDDTNPDPVLAKLEAEVMEEANRLGIGAMGLGGQVALIGCKICAANRLPASFFVSVAYDCWAFRRLGVRLDAANGAITEWLYRDPSRPVERLAKESGFPLTGREIVLTPPLTTEQMRALKVGDVVLIRGEMFTGRDAVHAYLMKNEPPVSLQGAILYHCGPVMLKQGETWYVKAAGPTTSMREEPYQAEILRRYGVKAVVGKGGMGRKTLEGLKETGAVYLHAIGGAAQFYARTVKRVLGVHLLEFGIPEAMWHLLVEDFLAVVTMDAHGNSLHADVEQATLEKLAEVKI, encoded by the coding sequence ATGGAATTTCTCAAGGACAGTCTCATCGAGCTGATCACGCAGACATCGGTCAATCTGCCTCCCGACGTGCGCGCCGCCATGGGCCTGGCGCTGGAACGCGAGCAGCCGGGCACGCAGTCGCACCAGGCGCTGTCGATCATGGCGCTCAACACGGACATGGCCTACGAGGACGAAGGGCCCATCTGCCAGGACACGGGCATGCCCACTTTCATCGTCCACACGCCCGTGGGCGTCAATCAGATGAAGATCGCCGCCGCAATCCGCGAGGCCGTGGCCGAAGCCACCCGCCGCGGCAAGCTGCGCCCGAACAGCGTGGACTCGATCACGGGCAAGAACTCGGGCGACAATCTCGGGCCGGAGACACCGGTTATGCATTTCGAACAGCACGAGCGGGACGACATCGAAGTGCGGCTCATCCTGAAGGGCGGCGGCTGCGAAAACAAGAACATTCAATACTCGCTGCCGTGTGAGCTGCCGAAGCTCGGCCGTGCCGACCGCAACCTCGAGGGCGTGAAGAAGTGCCTTCTTCACGCCGTCTGGCAGGCACAGGGGCAGGGTTGCGCGCCGGGCGCGATTGGCGTCTGCATCGGCTCGGACCGCGCCCACGGGTATCACCTGGCCAAGATGCAGCTGTTCCGCACCCTCGATGACACGAACCCGGACCCGGTGCTGGCGAAGCTGGAAGCCGAGGTGATGGAGGAGGCCAACCGGCTCGGCATCGGCGCGATGGGGCTGGGCGGCCAGGTGGCGTTGATCGGCTGCAAGATCTGCGCCGCCAACCGCCTGCCCGCCTCGTTCTTTGTATCGGTGGCCTACGATTGCTGGGCCTTCCGCCGGCTGGGCGTGCGGCTGGACGCCGCCAACGGCGCCATCACGGAGTGGCTCTATCGCGACCCCTCGCGCCCTGTGGAACGACTGGCAAAAGAGAGCGGCTTCCCGCTCACCGGCCGCGAGATCGTGCTGACGCCGCCCCTCACCACCGAGCAGATGCGTGCGCTGAAAGTGGGCGACGTCGTGCTCATCCGCGGCGAGATGTTCACCGGCCGCGATGCCGTGCACGCGTATCTGATGAAGAACGAGCCGCCGGTGAGTCTCCAGGGCGCCATCCTCTACCACTGCGGCCCGGTGATGCTGAAGCAGGGCGAGACCTGGTACGTGAAGGCGGCGGGACCCACGACATCGATGCGCGAAGAGCCCTACCAGGCCGAGATTCTTCGCCGCTATGGCGTCAAGGCGGTGGTCGGCAAGGGAGGCATGGGCAGGAAGACGCTTGAAGGCCTGAAGGAGACGGGCGCCGTGTATCTGCACGCCATCGGCGGCGCGGCGCAGTTCTACGCCCGCACGGTGAAACGCGTGCTGGGCGTCCATCTGCTGGAGTTCGGCATCCCGGAGGCGATGTGGCACCTGCTGGTGGAGGATTTCCTCGCCGTCGTCACCATGGACGCCCACGGCAATTCGCTCCACGCAGATGTGGAACAGGCGACGCTCGAAAAACTGGCCGAAGTGAAGATCTGA